The following are from one region of the Mycolicibacterium helvum genome:
- a CDS encoding MMPL/RND family transporter: protein MSLDVDDAPTDAIPAARHRAHPRIPRFIRTFAVPIILGWIALIVVLSTVVPSLEDVGKLRSVSMSPNDAPSLIATKRVGQVFKEYNTSSSVMVVLEGDQPLGADAHAFYDKIVQQLRADPTHVQHVQDFWGDSFTAAGAQSADNKAAYVQVYIGGDQGETLANESVGAVRKVIADTPAPPGVKAYVTGPAATTTDQNAVGDKSMQVIELVTFAVIAVMLLIVYRSIVTTLIVMVMMGLGLSGARGVVAFLGYHNVFGLTTFATNMVVTLAIAAATDYAIFLIGRYQEARRAGKDRELAYYDMFHGTAHVVLASGLTIAGATFCLHFTRLPYFQTMGVPLASGMVVVVALSLTLGPALISVASRFGRVLEPKGVGKQKLWHAVGTATVRWPGAILVCAVAVSLVGLLTLPGYHTTYNDRIYLPSSVPANVGYEAAERHFSRAKMNPDLLMVEADHDLRNPADFLVIDKIAKALARVHGIAQVQTITRPDGKPIEHSTIPYSLSQNGTGQLMNNDYQQTIIANTLKQADDMQASIDSMTKMEGITQQLSEVTRSMSDKMTVTSDDIATVRDHLADFDDQFRPIRNYFYWEPHCFDIPMCHSLRSVFDSLDGIATMSDDFQQLLPDLRRMSDLTGQMTAVMPGMIASMKDQKQLMLNQYQAQKAQQDQAMASIKDNTAMGEAFDQARNDDSFYLPPEAFDNDDFKRGIKLFLSPDGHAVRFTIIHQGDPLTEEGTSRIEPLKIAAADAIKGTPLEGASIYLGGSAAMYADMQQGANWDLIIAAIAALILIFIIMVILTRALAAAAVIVGTVVLSLAASFGLSVLLWQHLIGLPLHWMVMPMSVIVLLAVGADYNLLLVSRMKEEIQAGVNTGIIRAMVGTGSVVTAAGLVFAFTMASMAVSKMVVIGQVGTTIGLGLLFDTLVVRSLMTPSIAALLGRWFWWPQHVRQRPRPQPWPKREIASQPESEEALT from the coding sequence ATGAGCCTTGACGTCGACGACGCGCCGACCGACGCTATCCCCGCGGCCCGCCATCGCGCGCACCCGCGCATTCCACGGTTCATCCGCACGTTCGCAGTGCCGATCATCCTGGGCTGGATTGCACTGATCGTGGTGCTGAGCACCGTAGTGCCCTCGCTCGAAGACGTCGGAAAGCTGCGCTCGGTGTCGATGAGTCCCAACGACGCGCCGTCGCTGATCGCGACCAAACGGGTCGGCCAGGTGTTCAAGGAGTACAACACCAGCAGTTCGGTGATGGTGGTCCTCGAAGGCGATCAACCGCTCGGTGCCGATGCACACGCGTTCTACGACAAGATCGTTCAACAGCTGCGTGCCGACCCCACACACGTCCAGCACGTCCAGGACTTCTGGGGGGATTCGTTCACCGCGGCCGGCGCGCAGAGCGCCGACAACAAGGCTGCTTACGTTCAGGTGTACATCGGCGGCGATCAGGGTGAAACACTTGCCAACGAGTCGGTGGGGGCAGTCCGCAAGGTCATCGCGGACACCCCGGCCCCGCCTGGGGTGAAGGCCTATGTCACCGGACCCGCTGCCACCACCACAGACCAGAACGCGGTCGGCGACAAGAGCATGCAGGTGATCGAGCTCGTCACGTTCGCCGTCATTGCCGTCATGCTGTTGATCGTCTATCGATCGATCGTCACGACGCTCATCGTGATGGTGATGATGGGACTCGGACTGTCCGGCGCTCGGGGGGTGGTCGCATTCCTCGGCTACCACAACGTTTTCGGGCTGACGACATTCGCGACCAACATGGTCGTCACGTTGGCTATCGCTGCGGCGACGGACTACGCGATCTTCCTGATCGGCCGATATCAGGAGGCGCGCCGCGCCGGCAAAGACCGAGAGTTGGCCTACTACGACATGTTCCACGGCACCGCCCACGTGGTGCTGGCATCGGGTTTGACCATCGCCGGTGCCACCTTCTGCCTGCACTTCACCCGACTGCCGTATTTCCAGACCATGGGAGTCCCACTGGCGTCCGGCATGGTGGTCGTGGTCGCCCTGTCGCTCACTCTGGGTCCGGCGCTGATCTCGGTAGCGAGCCGCTTCGGCCGTGTCTTGGAGCCCAAAGGCGTTGGGAAGCAGAAACTGTGGCACGCAGTAGGGACTGCGACCGTCCGGTGGCCCGGCGCCATTCTGGTCTGCGCTGTGGCGGTGTCACTGGTGGGCCTTCTCACCCTGCCTGGCTACCACACCACCTACAACGACCGAATCTACTTGCCCAGCAGTGTGCCGGCCAATGTCGGTTACGAGGCGGCGGAACGGCACTTCTCCCGAGCCAAGATGAACCCCGACCTACTCATGGTGGAAGCCGACCACGATCTGCGCAATCCGGCCGACTTCCTGGTGATCGACAAGATCGCCAAGGCCCTGGCCCGGGTGCACGGGATCGCCCAGGTCCAGACCATCACCCGGCCGGATGGCAAGCCGATCGAGCACTCCACGATTCCATACTCGTTGAGCCAGAACGGCACTGGCCAGCTGATGAACAATGACTACCAGCAGACCATCATCGCCAACACGCTCAAGCAGGCCGACGACATGCAGGCCAGCATCGACTCGATGACCAAGATGGAGGGCATCACCCAGCAGCTCTCCGAGGTCACCCGGAGCATGTCCGACAAGATGACCGTGACCTCGGATGACATCGCGACGGTGCGCGACCACCTCGCCGACTTCGACGACCAATTCCGGCCGATACGCAACTATTTCTATTGGGAGCCACACTGCTTCGACATCCCGATGTGCCATTCGCTGCGCTCGGTATTCGATTCTCTGGACGGCATCGCGACGATGTCGGACGATTTCCAGCAGCTGTTGCCTGATCTGCGGCGCATGTCTGACCTGACCGGTCAGATGACGGCGGTGATGCCGGGGATGATCGCCTCGATGAAGGATCAGAAGCAGTTGATGCTCAACCAATATCAGGCGCAGAAGGCGCAGCAAGACCAGGCTATGGCCTCTATCAAAGACAACACGGCGATGGGCGAGGCCTTCGATCAAGCCAGGAACGACGATTCGTTCTACCTGCCGCCGGAAGCCTTCGACAATGACGATTTCAAGCGCGGCATCAAGCTGTTCCTGTCACCAGACGGGCACGCCGTCCGCTTCACCATCATCCACCAGGGCGATCCGCTGACCGAGGAAGGTACCTCCCGGATCGAGCCGCTCAAGATCGCTGCCGCGGACGCGATCAAAGGAACGCCGCTGGAAGGGGCCAGCATCTATCTGGGTGGCAGTGCTGCCATGTACGCCGACATGCAGCAGGGCGCCAATTGGGATCTGATCATCGCCGCGATCGCAGCGCTGATATTGATCTTCATCATCATGGTGATCCTCACCAGAGCCCTGGCCGCCGCTGCAGTCATCGTTGGCACCGTGGTGCTCAGTCTGGCTGCATCGTTTGGCCTGTCGGTTCTGCTCTGGCAACACCTCATCGGCCTGCCGTTGCACTGGATGGTGATGCCGATGTCGGTGATCGTCCTGCTGGCCGTCGGCGCGGACTACAACCTTCTGCTGGTGTCGCGCATGAAGGAAGAAATTCAGGCCGGTGTGAACACCGGGATCATCCGGGCAATGGTGGGGACCGGCTCCGTGGTCACCGCTGCGGGCTTGGTCTTCGCCTTCACCATGGCCTCGATGGCGGTGAGCAAGATGGTCGTTATCGGACAGGTGGGAACAACCATTGGGCTCGGTCTGCTCTTCGACACCCTGGTGGTCCGGTCCCTGATGACACCGTCGATCGCCGCATTGCTGGGGCGCTGGTTCTGGTGGCCGCAGCATGTCCGCCAACGCCCCCGTCCCCAGCCATGGCCTAAGCGGGAGATCGCTTCTCAGCCCGAGTCCGAGGAGGCCCTGACATGA
- a CDS encoding DUF732 domain-containing protein, with protein MRIDALQRRGSAAITSIAGAVFATLMLASAAVAHADPDTDFANQLHTVGVYGPKDYNAWIAKISCERLDRGVDHNAYDSAQFVSRQLSKNATTAQAWQFVALAYPLYCPDKQDLLQQVADTSEQ; from the coding sequence ATGAGGATCGATGCCCTGCAGCGAAGGGGATCGGCCGCGATCACGAGCATCGCGGGAGCCGTCTTCGCCACGCTGATGCTCGCGTCAGCGGCCGTCGCCCATGCCGACCCCGACACCGATTTCGCGAATCAGCTGCATACGGTTGGTGTCTACGGGCCGAAGGACTACAACGCCTGGATCGCGAAGATCTCGTGTGAGCGGCTCGACCGCGGCGTCGATCACAACGCCTATGACTCCGCGCAGTTCGTGTCGAGGCAGCTATCGAAAAATGCGACAACAGCGCAGGCTTGGCAGTTCGTTGCCCTGGCCTATCCGCTGTACTGCCCCGACAAGCAGGACCTGTTGCAGCAGGTCGCCGACACCAGCGAACAGTGA
- a CDS encoding DUF5078 domain-containing protein has protein sequence MRERLRGLTWTGAIVVAMVLGVAGIPGKAVADATDDYPIPKRIIDTACTVDQYMAAARDTSPIYYQRYMIDYNNRPADVEDAARDRIYWFFSLDAAGRRQYSEDTATNVYYEQMATHWGNWAKLFFNNKGVVAKATDVCPRYPQVDPTVWNWGPNAQAEG, from the coding sequence ATGCGTGAACGACTTCGGGGTCTGACGTGGACGGGTGCGATCGTCGTTGCCATGGTCTTGGGTGTGGCAGGGATCCCAGGAAAGGCCGTGGCAGATGCCACTGATGACTACCCGATTCCCAAGCGGATCATCGATACAGCCTGCACTGTCGATCAATACATGGCCGCGGCACGCGATACGTCGCCGATCTACTACCAGCGGTACATGATCGACTACAACAACCGCCCCGCTGACGTTGAGGACGCGGCACGCGATCGCATCTACTGGTTCTTCTCCCTTGATGCCGCCGGTCGCCGACAGTATTCCGAAGACACTGCGACCAACGTTTACTACGAGCAGATGGCCACTCACTGGGGCAATTGGGCGAAGTTGTTCTTCAACAACAAGGGCGTCGTCGCAAAGGCTACCGATGTCTGTCCGCGCTACCCGCAGGTTGACCCGACTGTGTGGAACTGGGGGCCCAACGCGCAGGCAGAGGGCTGA
- a CDS encoding MPT63 family protein — translation MRMKAAALAAALSLSIVLAPTAAADPSVDEFGGWNHLVDNGGQVITIWKISDLKPSTDAIGGYPLAGKLWEATAKVRAAKGSVTPIIPDFNARAAGGANYPVLWQAATPAGISGATLQQGDTSSGKLYFDVTGQAPTQVVYNNGVTDLLVWK, via the coding sequence ATGAGGATGAAAGCGGCGGCACTGGCCGCAGCGTTGAGCCTGTCGATCGTGTTGGCCCCGACCGCGGCAGCCGATCCAAGCGTGGACGAGTTTGGCGGCTGGAACCACCTTGTCGACAACGGTGGCCAGGTGATCACGATCTGGAAGATCAGTGATCTCAAGCCCAGCACCGACGCCATCGGAGGCTATCCGCTGGCGGGCAAGCTGTGGGAGGCCACCGCCAAGGTGCGCGCCGCCAAAGGCTCCGTGACGCCGATCATCCCGGACTTCAACGCCCGCGCCGCGGGCGGCGCCAACTACCCGGTGCTGTGGCAGGCCGCCACACCGGCGGGCATCAGTGGCGCGACACTCCAGCAGGGCGACACGTCCTCGGGCAAGCTCTACTTCGACGTGACCGGCCAGGCGCCCACCCAAGTGGTCTACAACAACGGGGTCACGGACCTACTGGTCTGGAAGTAA
- a CDS encoding response regulator transcription factor, with product MTAVAGNRPVSISRKDGTPIRALIVDDEPVLAEMVSMTLRYEGWHVATAGSGAAAIRSARDDPPDVVVLDIMLPDISGLEVLAVLRENRPALPLLLLTAKDSQEERIAGLSAGGDDYVTKPFSLEELVLRLRALLRRAGVAVADDTARVVVGDLVLDEDTHEVFRGDDVINLTATEFEVLRMLMRNARRVVGKSEILDRVWDYDFGGRSNVVELYISYLRKKIDYGREPMIHTLRGSGYLIKPAGPNQL from the coding sequence ATGACAGCCGTGGCCGGCAACCGTCCGGTGAGCATCTCCCGCAAAGACGGCACGCCAATCCGTGCGTTGATAGTCGACGACGAACCGGTACTGGCCGAGATGGTGTCGATGACGTTGCGCTATGAAGGTTGGCACGTTGCCACCGCCGGGAGTGGAGCGGCGGCCATCAGATCGGCGCGCGATGACCCTCCAGACGTCGTTGTCCTCGACATCATGTTGCCCGACATCAGCGGCCTGGAAGTCCTGGCGGTACTGCGCGAGAACCGACCAGCTCTGCCGCTGCTGCTGCTGACGGCGAAGGATTCACAGGAAGAGCGCATCGCCGGTCTCAGTGCCGGTGGCGATGACTATGTCACCAAGCCCTTCAGCCTGGAAGAACTTGTGCTGCGGCTCCGGGCGTTGTTGCGCCGGGCAGGCGTGGCCGTTGCCGATGACACCGCGAGAGTAGTTGTCGGGGACCTCGTGCTCGATGAGGACACCCATGAAGTGTTTCGTGGTGACGATGTGATCAACCTGACCGCAACGGAATTCGAAGTATTGCGGATGTTGATGCGCAACGCTCGTCGTGTGGTCGGCAAGAGCGAGATACTCGACCGAGTGTGGGATTACGATTTCGGCGGTCGTTCAAACGTCGTCGAGCTCTATATTTCGTACCTGCGCAAGAAGATCGACTACGGACGTGAACCCATGATTCACACATTGCGCGGTTCGGGCTATCTGATCAAACCCGCCGGCCCGAACCAGTTGTGA
- a CDS encoding sensor histidine kinase codes for MIAPTLSPPGAATAREPEPGIAFRLRHPSAWSLQVRLLALQVALLALVCIGIGAGTLTAMHRFLLDQLDAQVVDAATRSALLYAMGPPPPMPGMVLPAPSGVLPAPSGAFFLNAPGQSAGTLGALLSEDGVLDAAVVTDKGSLKPLSERARREIAATFFVRPSSITIDGLGAYRVIASPARNGRTIVTGLPTKSLDETQLSLLVMLAVMVAGALAAAIMIGLLILRRQLTPLSAVAATAQRVADSDLDHGEVRMPMPSGANDSPARYTEVGRLRAAFDRMLQRIGDAMTARHASETRVRQFVADASHELRTPLAAIRGYTELVQREQDDFSDDVVHALSRIDSEAKRMSRLVEDMLLLARLDAGRSIDNVPVDLSQLTINAVSDAHVAGRDHSWDLRLPDEPVVMIGDGARLHQVLANLLSNARVHTPGGTTVTTSLRKTEDEWIIIEVTDDGPGIPAEQQPEIFGRFVRGDSSRSRRAGSTGLGLAIVAAVVSAHRGRVMVTSNPGDTTFTVVLPAVSELLEQTSESR; via the coding sequence ATGATCGCGCCAACTCTGTCGCCCCCCGGCGCGGCGACGGCTCGCGAACCGGAACCGGGGATCGCGTTTCGGTTGCGTCACCCCAGCGCATGGTCGCTGCAAGTTCGCCTGTTGGCGTTGCAGGTGGCGCTACTGGCGTTGGTGTGCATCGGTATTGGCGCGGGCACGTTGACAGCCATGCATCGATTTCTACTCGACCAACTCGATGCACAGGTCGTCGATGCGGCGACACGTTCCGCTCTTCTCTACGCCATGGGGCCGCCACCGCCGATGCCCGGCATGGTCCTTCCGGCTCCTTCCGGCGTCCTTCCGGCTCCTTCCGGCGCGTTTTTCCTCAACGCGCCGGGGCAGTCTGCCGGGACGCTGGGAGCGTTGTTGTCCGAAGACGGTGTGCTGGACGCGGCGGTGGTCACCGATAAGGGGTCGCTGAAACCCTTGAGCGAGCGTGCCCGTCGCGAGATCGCCGCGACATTCTTTGTGCGGCCGTCATCGATCACCATCGATGGACTCGGGGCGTACCGGGTGATCGCCTCCCCAGCCCGCAATGGCCGAACCATCGTCACGGGCCTGCCGACCAAAAGCCTTGATGAAACTCAATTGTCATTGCTGGTGATGCTGGCCGTCATGGTCGCCGGGGCATTGGCCGCTGCGATCATGATCGGCCTGCTGATCCTGCGCCGCCAATTGACTCCGCTGTCCGCGGTGGCCGCTACCGCCCAGCGGGTCGCGGACTCCGACCTCGACCATGGCGAGGTGAGAATGCCGATGCCGTCGGGGGCGAACGACTCACCGGCGCGCTATACCGAAGTGGGCCGCCTCCGCGCCGCATTCGATCGGATGCTCCAACGCATCGGCGACGCGATGACGGCCCGGCACGCCAGTGAGACGCGGGTGCGCCAGTTTGTGGCCGACGCGAGCCACGAACTGCGCACCCCGCTGGCAGCCATCCGCGGGTACACCGAACTGGTCCAACGTGAGCAGGATGATTTCTCTGACGACGTCGTCCATGCGTTGAGCCGTATCGACTCGGAAGCCAAGCGGATGTCGCGCCTGGTCGAAGACATGCTGTTGCTGGCCCGCCTCGATGCCGGCCGCTCTATCGATAACGTGCCAGTGGACCTGTCGCAGTTGACGATCAACGCGGTCAGTGACGCCCATGTCGCGGGACGGGATCATTCGTGGGACCTGCGCTTACCCGATGAGCCGGTCGTCATGATCGGCGACGGAGCACGACTGCACCAGGTGCTCGCAAATTTGCTCTCCAATGCGCGAGTCCACACTCCTGGTGGCACAACTGTCACGACCTCGCTGAGGAAAACAGAGGACGAGTGGATCATCATCGAGGTCACCGACGACGGCCCCGGCATACCGGCCGAGCAGCAACCGGAGATCTTCGGTCGCTTCGTGCGCGGTGACAGCTCACGGTCACGCCGTGCCGGCAGTACCGGCCTGGGCCTGGCGATAGTGGCTGCGGTGGTCAGCGCCCACCGCGGTCGCGTCATGGTGACCAGTAATCCCGGCGATACCACCTTTACCGTCGTCCTGCCTGCGGTGTCCGAGCTCCTTGAGCAGACCAGCGAAAGCCGCTGA
- a CDS encoding FHA domain-containing protein codes for MSMTRPAAPVLTVRYDGSERTFAAGHDVVVGRDLRADVRIAHPLISRAHLVLRYDHGRWMAVDNGSLNGMFINGRRVPSVDITDGMTVNVGNPDGPPMSFGLGRDQGSVGRPPQTSSVRLAAPVSSPSWPAAPSRGPATAGSWQQSPSQSQPTHQMPPAYPTSGSRAQPTYHPPTGSGPVAHPPATAPTQLRQAVGKPAAGSSNLATSMLKILRPGAPSEVPPGGVKIGRATDNDIVIPDVLASRHHATLIPTPGGTEIVDNRSINGTFVNGTRVDTALLNDGDTVTIGNIDLVFAGGTLARRTETEAATATGGLDVRAVTWTIENNKTLLDNISLTARPGTLTAVIGPSGAGKSTFARLVAGYTHPTSGTVTFEGHNIHAEYASLRSRIGMVPQDDVVHGQLTVNQALMYAAELRLPPDTTKEDRQQVVAQVLGELEMTQHADTRVDKLSGGQRKRASVALELLTGPSLLILDEPTSGLDPALDRQVMTMLRQLADAGRVVLVVTHSLTYLDVCDQVLLLAPGGKTAFCGPPNQIGPAMGTTNWADIFSSVAGDPDAAHHRYLSATGPAPPPPPLETPSNMGEPTHTSLLRQFSTIARRQMRLIISDRGYFIFLAVLPFIMGVLSLSVPGTVGFGVPDPMGDAPNEPGQILVLLNVGAIFMGTALTVRDLIGERPIFRREQAVGLSTTAYLLAKVCIYAVFAIVQSTIVTAITVAGKGGPTQGSLTFLSPTVELFVVMAATTVTAAMVGLALSALAKSNEQIMPLLVVAVMSQLVFSGGMIPVTGRLVLDQLSWITPARWGFAASASTIDLIKLVPGPLTPKDAHWHHTASAWWFDMGMLGALCIGYLSLVRWKIRLKSA; via the coding sequence GTGTCGATGACTCGACCAGCCGCGCCCGTTCTGACAGTTCGGTATGACGGGTCGGAGCGCACCTTCGCCGCAGGACACGACGTCGTGGTCGGCCGCGACCTGCGCGCCGACGTGCGCATCGCCCACCCCTTGATCTCGCGTGCCCATCTGGTGTTGCGCTATGACCACGGCCGCTGGATGGCCGTCGACAATGGCTCGCTCAACGGCATGTTCATCAATGGCCGCCGGGTGCCGTCCGTCGACATCACCGACGGAATGACCGTGAACGTCGGCAATCCCGACGGGCCTCCGATGAGCTTCGGGCTCGGCCGCGACCAAGGTTCGGTGGGACGTCCGCCGCAGACCTCATCGGTGCGCCTGGCCGCCCCGGTGTCCTCGCCGTCGTGGCCGGCCGCGCCGAGCCGTGGTCCGGCGACCGCCGGATCGTGGCAGCAGTCGCCGTCACAATCGCAGCCGACTCACCAGATGCCGCCTGCCTACCCGACGAGCGGTTCACGCGCGCAACCGACGTACCATCCGCCGACCGGGTCCGGCCCGGTGGCGCACCCACCGGCGACGGCACCGACCCAGCTGCGCCAGGCGGTGGGCAAGCCCGCGGCCGGGTCGTCGAATCTCGCGACCTCGATGCTCAAGATCCTGCGCCCGGGTGCGCCCAGCGAGGTACCGCCCGGCGGCGTCAAGATCGGCCGCGCGACCGACAACGACATCGTCATCCCCGACGTGCTGGCCTCGCGTCATCACGCCACTCTGATCCCGACTCCGGGCGGGACGGAGATCGTCGACAACCGAAGCATCAACGGCACGTTCGTCAACGGCACCCGGGTCGACACCGCGTTGCTCAATGACGGCGACACCGTCACGATCGGCAACATCGACCTGGTCTTCGCGGGCGGCACGCTGGCCCGGCGCACCGAGACCGAGGCGGCCACCGCCACCGGCGGTCTGGACGTGCGTGCGGTGACGTGGACGATCGAAAACAACAAGACGCTGCTGGACAACATCTCGCTGACAGCGCGCCCCGGCACGCTGACCGCGGTGATCGGCCCATCCGGCGCCGGCAAGTCCACCTTCGCGCGACTGGTCGCCGGCTACACCCATCCGACAAGCGGAACGGTGACTTTCGAGGGCCATAACATCCACGCCGAGTACGCCTCGCTGCGATCCCGGATCGGCATGGTGCCGCAGGACGACGTGGTGCACGGCCAGCTGACGGTCAACCAGGCGTTGATGTACGCCGCCGAGCTGCGACTGCCACCGGACACCACCAAGGAGGACCGCCAGCAGGTGGTGGCCCAGGTACTCGGCGAGCTGGAGATGACCCAGCACGCGGACACTCGGGTCGACAAGCTGTCCGGCGGGCAGCGCAAGCGCGCGTCGGTGGCCCTGGAGCTGCTGACCGGGCCGTCGCTGCTGATCCTCGACGAGCCGACCTCGGGCCTGGACCCGGCGCTCGACCGTCAGGTCATGACGATGTTGCGCCAGCTCGCCGACGCCGGCCGCGTGGTGCTGGTGGTCACCCACTCGCTGACCTACCTCGACGTGTGCGACCAGGTGCTGCTGTTGGCGCCCGGCGGCAAGACTGCATTCTGCGGGCCGCCCAACCAGATCGGCCCGGCGATGGGCACCACCAACTGGGCCGACATCTTCAGCAGCGTCGCCGGCGACCCCGACGCCGCCCACCACCGCTACCTGTCAGCGACCGGGCCTGCTCCCCCGCCGCCTCCGTTGGAGACACCGTCGAATATGGGCGAGCCGACGCACACCAGTCTGTTGCGCCAGTTCTCCACGATCGCGCGCCGCCAGATGCGGCTGATCATCTCCGACCGGGGCTATTTCATATTTCTTGCGGTGCTGCCGTTCATCATGGGTGTGCTGTCATTGTCGGTACCTGGCACCGTCGGTTTCGGGGTGCCTGATCCGATGGGCGACGCCCCCAACGAGCCCGGCCAGATCCTGGTGCTGCTCAACGTCGGCGCGATCTTCATGGGTACGGCGCTGACCGTTCGCGATCTGATCGGCGAGCGACCGATCTTCCGCCGAGAACAGGCAGTCGGGTTGTCCACGACGGCGTACCTGCTGGCGAAGGTGTGCATCTATGCGGTGTTCGCGATCGTGCAGTCCACGATCGTCACCGCGATCACCGTCGCGGGCAAGGGCGGGCCGACGCAGGGTTCGCTGACGTTCCTGAGCCCGACGGTGGAGTTGTTCGTGGTGATGGCCGCGACGACGGTCACCGCGGCGATGGTGGGTCTGGCCCTGTCCGCGTTGGCCAAGTCGAACGAACAGATCATGCCGCTGCTGGTCGTCGCGGTCATGAGTCAGCTGGTGTTCTCCGGCGGCATGATCCCGGTGACCGGCCGCCTCGTGCTCGACCAGTTGTCGTGGATCACCCCGGCGCGCTGGGGCTTTGCGGCGTCTGCCTCGACGATCGACCTGATCAAACTGGTGCCCGGCCCGTTGACCCCCAAAGACGCGCACTGGCATCACACCGCGTCGGCCTGGTGGTTCGACATGGGCATGCTCGGAGCGCTGTGCATCGGCTATTTGAGCCTGGTGCGCTGGAAGATCCGGCTCAAGAGCGCCTAG
- a CDS encoding NADH:flavin oxidoreductase — translation MNSAPDVFSQAKLGPITLRNRTVKSATFEARTPDDVVSDDLIAFHRAVAAGGIGMTTVAYTAVSQGGRTNGGQIWMRPEAVPGLQRLADAVHAEGAAISAQIGHAGPVANARSNKATALAPVRFFNPLSMKFAKHASRDDINDVIAAHASAARFAIDSGFDAVEIHLGHNYLASSFLSPMINRRTDEFGGSLANRAKVARGIVLAVRREVERLGPATIAVTAKLNMSDGVRGAINIEESLQTAKWLQEDGGLDAIELTAGSSLLNPMYLFRGDAPVKEFAAAQKWPLNWGMRMTGKKFMREYPYRETYLLRDAEQFRKELTMPLILLGGITNRDSMDRAMAAGFEFVAMGRALLAEPDLLNRIQADGDAHSVQSLCTHCNKCMPTIYSRTLCVVTGGPA, via the coding sequence ATGAACAGTGCGCCAGATGTGTTCAGCCAGGCGAAACTCGGCCCCATCACGCTGCGCAACCGGACCGTCAAGTCGGCGACCTTCGAAGCGCGCACACCCGACGACGTCGTCTCCGACGACCTGATCGCCTTTCACCGGGCCGTCGCCGCCGGCGGCATCGGTATGACGACCGTCGCTTACACCGCGGTGAGCCAGGGCGGCCGTACCAACGGTGGACAGATCTGGATGCGCCCGGAAGCTGTGCCCGGCCTGCAGCGGCTGGCCGACGCAGTGCACGCCGAGGGCGCGGCGATCAGCGCGCAGATCGGCCACGCCGGCCCGGTGGCGAATGCGCGATCGAACAAGGCAACCGCGCTGGCCCCGGTCCGCTTCTTCAACCCGCTGTCGATGAAGTTCGCCAAGCACGCCAGCCGCGACGACATCAACGACGTCATCGCCGCCCACGCGTCGGCGGCCCGGTTCGCCATCGACTCCGGTTTCGACGCCGTCGAGATCCACCTCGGCCACAACTATCTGGCCAGCTCATTCCTGTCACCGATGATCAACCGGCGCACTGACGAGTTCGGCGGATCGTTGGCGAACCGGGCGAAGGTGGCCAGGGGCATCGTGCTGGCCGTCCGCCGCGAGGTCGAGCGGCTGGGCCCGGCGACGATCGCGGTGACCGCCAAACTCAACATGTCCGACGGGGTTCGCGGCGCAATCAACATCGAGGAGTCGCTGCAGACCGCGAAGTGGCTCCAGGAGGACGGTGGCCTGGACGCCATCGAACTGACCGCGGGCAGCTCGCTGCTCAACCCGATGTACCTGTTCCGCGGCGATGCCCCGGTGAAAGAGTTCGCCGCGGCGCAGAAGTGGCCGCTGAACTGGGGTATGCGCATGACCGGCAAAAAATTCATGCGTGAATACCCCTACCGGGAAACCTATCTTCTGCGCGACGCCGAGCAGTTCCGCAAGGAGCTGACGATGCCGCTGATCCTGCTCGGCGGCATCACCAACCGCGATTCGATGGACCGCGCGATGGCCGCAGGCTTCGAGTTCGTGGCGATGGGGCGCGCCCTGTTGGCCGAGCCCGATCTACTCAATCGCATCCAGGCCGACGGCGACGCCCATTCTGTGCAATCACTGTGCACACACTGCAATAAGTGCATGCCGACGATCTACTCGCGGACCCTTTGTGTCGTGACGGGCGGTCCGGCATGA